In one window of Chitinophagales bacterium DNA:
- a CDS encoding RNA polymerase sigma factor: MDLHQQLVKECLKGKPAAQKALYDLFAPNMLGLCFRYTKSMDDAQDVLQEGFVRVFRFLHQYRQEGDLGAWIRRIMVNTALSFLKKHRNYQQELVFIEDKQDLHAVAADNVEVKLRADDLAKLIRQLPIGYQTIFNLHAVEGYTHPEIGKMLGIEEGTSRSQYARARKLLMQWIQQSDNENRRSYAQ; encoded by the coding sequence ATGGATTTGCATCAACAATTGGTAAAAGAGTGCCTGAAAGGGAAACCGGCTGCGCAAAAAGCGTTGTACGACCTCTTTGCGCCTAATATGTTGGGGCTATGCTTCCGTTACACCAAGAGTATGGATGATGCGCAGGATGTATTACAGGAGGGATTTGTTCGAGTGTTTCGTTTTTTGCATCAGTACAGGCAAGAGGGTGATCTGGGTGCCTGGATCAGGCGGATAATGGTGAATACAGCGCTCAGTTTTCTAAAGAAGCACAGAAACTATCAGCAGGAATTGGTTTTTATTGAGGATAAGCAAGACTTGCACGCGGTAGCCGCAGATAATGTGGAAGTAAAGTTGCGGGCAGATGATTTAGCTAAGCTGATCAGGCAATTGCCTATCGGTTATCAAACCATTTTTAACCTGCATGCGGTGGAAGGCTATACGCATCCGGAGATAGGTAAAATGCTCGGCATTGAAGAAGGAACATCGCGCAGTCAGTATGCAAGAGCCAGAAAACTCTTGATGCAGTGGATTCAACAATCAGACAATGAAAACAGGAGGTCTTATGCCCAATGA
- a CDS encoding outer membrane beta-barrel protein, translating to MKTGGLMPNDLEQFAGGELKEWSLQPDAAVWDAVAERIRKERRRRIIFWWTSAAAIFILIAGTWVLLQDRDKTEFAKLNHTKPQTEQATEKDNQTNKPASNKATSYPPDEVSVQQAEIKSVATKPRRAQAVNAVVKKQGLSSKLNISQPQIGQTDSKPEPSLVANQADARQSSNELQEFTVVVKEAELKKEVQVEETNKDKETALVKQELVTVEADTTAIAPADSTKQSKKTRKNLSWYLTAQSGFSDIRPSELFSLAVAQDMQFNGGSSPVIGAGNLSGTVFTPGDLQYKAGFSFSLGTGVTIQQKKYWQFSAGLQYRYASMQLATGARVDTVFQARESRTNAATAVTAFYRPGNGFTYQHQFHLLQMPMVFHIQPFGMKKWRLDAGLLPGVLLGAKALHYNEGNNIFYTSNQQYQRLLLNASIGVQYAIPIQKGKKLWVGPQLELGLRNMHQPELSRKAFFQSANITFTIQ from the coding sequence ATGAAAACAGGAGGTCTTATGCCCAATGATCTGGAACAATTCGCCGGTGGCGAACTGAAGGAATGGTCGCTGCAGCCTGATGCTGCTGTATGGGATGCTGTGGCAGAACGTATCCGCAAAGAGCGCAGAAGAAGGATTATCTTCTGGTGGACTTCGGCTGCAGCAATATTCATACTGATTGCAGGAACATGGGTCTTATTACAAGACAGAGACAAAACTGAATTTGCTAAACTGAATCATACAAAGCCACAAACTGAGCAAGCAACCGAAAAAGACAATCAAACGAACAAGCCTGCGTCTAATAAAGCAACAAGCTACCCTCCGGATGAAGTATCTGTACAACAAGCTGAAATAAAATCAGTCGCTACAAAGCCCAGACGAGCACAGGCGGTAAATGCTGTGGTTAAAAAGCAAGGTCTGTCAAGCAAACTAAACATCAGTCAACCACAGATTGGGCAGACTGATTCAAAACCTGAGCCATCACTTGTCGCTAATCAAGCAGATGCTCGACAATCAAGTAATGAGCTACAGGAATTTACGGTTGTTGTTAAGGAAGCTGAATTGAAAAAAGAAGTTCAGGTTGAAGAAACAAACAAGGATAAAGAAACGGCATTAGTGAAACAGGAATTGGTTACGGTTGAAGCTGATACCACGGCTATTGCACCAGCAGATTCAACCAAACAATCCAAGAAAACACGCAAGAATTTATCCTGGTATTTAACAGCTCAATCAGGATTCAGTGATATCCGACCAAGCGAATTGTTTTCCTTAGCTGTTGCACAGGATATGCAGTTTAATGGAGGAAGTTCTCCTGTGATCGGTGCCGGCAATCTGAGTGGAACAGTGTTTACGCCAGGAGATTTGCAATACAAAGCAGGCTTTTCATTTTCACTGGGTACAGGTGTCACCATACAGCAGAAAAAATATTGGCAATTCTCTGCGGGTTTGCAGTATCGATACGCATCTATGCAGCTGGCGACAGGGGCAAGAGTTGATACTGTGTTTCAGGCAAGAGAAAGTCGCACGAATGCTGCCACTGCTGTAACAGCGTTTTACAGACCGGGAAATGGATTCACCTATCAGCATCAGTTTCATTTGCTGCAAATGCCTATGGTCTTTCATATACAGCCATTTGGTATGAAAAAGTGGCGTCTTGATGCAGGTTTATTGCCCGGAGTTTTATTAGGTGCAAAAGCATTACACTACAATGAAGGCAATAATATTTTTTATACAAGCAATCAGCAATACCAGCGCTTGTTATTAAATGCTTCAATAGGTGTACAATATGCAATTCCAATACAAAAAGGGAAAAAGCTTTGGGTGGGCCCTCAGTTAGAATTGGGTTTAAGGAATATGCATCAGCCTGAACTCAGCAGAAAAGCTTTCTTTCAATCAGCCAATATAACCTTCACCATTCAATAA